From the genome of Gemmatimonas phototrophica, one region includes:
- a CDS encoding pseudouridine synthase: MIPGGGQFINKAGGTVKARNEGPMRVQRALARAGAVSRREADQAVADGRVLVNGQVALVGQVVDPARDVITLDGAPVKTHVTAHRWIVLNKPAATMTTRKDPSGRTTVFDLVDDVPGLVYVGRLDFMTEGVLLLTTDGTAAHALTHPSREVERTYIATVRGDALAAAKRARQGVQLEDGLVTPRDVQAHPLGARRWAFEITIAEGKTHEVRRICDALELEVERLIRTSFGPVRLGNLPSGEARALTAAERTVLDAIISKEQLPKA, from the coding sequence ATGATCCCGGGGGGCGGGCAGTTCATCAACAAGGCTGGCGGGACCGTCAAGGCGCGGAATGAAGGCCCCATGCGCGTGCAGCGCGCCCTCGCTCGTGCCGGTGCCGTCTCGCGGCGAGAGGCCGATCAGGCCGTGGCCGACGGACGGGTGCTGGTAAACGGACAGGTCGCTCTTGTTGGACAGGTCGTCGATCCCGCCCGCGATGTCATTACGCTCGACGGGGCGCCGGTCAAAACACACGTTACGGCGCATCGGTGGATCGTGCTCAACAAGCCGGCCGCCACCATGACCACCCGCAAAGACCCCAGCGGACGCACCACCGTCTTCGATCTCGTGGATGACGTGCCCGGACTGGTCTATGTGGGTCGCCTCGACTTCATGACCGAGGGCGTGTTGCTCCTCACGACCGACGGGACGGCGGCCCATGCCCTCACGCACCCCAGTCGCGAGGTTGAACGCACCTACATCGCCACGGTGCGCGGTGATGCGCTCGCGGCGGCGAAGCGCGCGCGCCAAGGGGTGCAGCTGGAAGATGGCCTGGTCACTCCGCGCGACGTCCAGGCGCATCCGTTGGGGGCCCGTCGCTGGGCCTTCGAGATCACCATCGCCGAGGGCAAGACGCACGAAGTCCGGCGCATCTGCGATGCCCTTGAGCTCGAAGTGGAGCGCCTCATTCGCACCAGCTTCGGCCCCGTACGTCTGGGGAATCTCCCCTCCGGAGAAGCCCGCGCTCTGACGGCCGCCGAACGGACCGTCCTCGACGCCATCATCAGCAAAGAACAGCTGCCGAAGGCGTGA
- the pyrR gene encoding bifunctional pyr operon transcriptional regulator/uracil phosphoribosyltransferase PyrR: MPNKPTTVLDARALDRTLRRMADQIVELNAGTDNLVIVGIQRRGVQLAERIVRIIESQEKVTVASGALDITLYRDDLQTVGPRPVVGATSLPWALDDQRVVIVDDVLYTGRTVRAALDELADFGRPSRIALAVLIDRGGRELPIHADIVGRRIDVAAGQRVDVFIEELDGRDEVEIASRDEEG, from the coding sequence ATGCCCAACAAGCCCACCACAGTGCTGGACGCACGCGCGCTCGATCGCACGCTGCGCCGCATGGCCGACCAGATCGTTGAACTCAACGCCGGCACCGATAATCTCGTGATCGTCGGTATCCAGCGGCGCGGTGTGCAACTCGCCGAGCGCATCGTGCGCATCATCGAGAGCCAGGAAAAGGTGACGGTCGCTTCCGGCGCTCTCGATATCACGCTCTATCGCGACGACCTGCAGACCGTTGGGCCCCGCCCGGTGGTGGGAGCCACGTCGCTCCCGTGGGCACTCGACGATCAGCGCGTGGTTATCGTCGATGACGTGCTCTATACGGGCCGTACCGTACGCGCGGCGCTCGACGAACTGGCCGATTTCGGACGGCCCTCACGCATTGCGCTCGCGGTGCTCATCGATCGCGGGGGACGCGAACTGCCCATTCACGCGGACATCGTGGGCCGCCGGATAGACGTGGCCGCCGGACAACGCGTCGATGTCTTCATCGAAGAACTCGACGGCCGCGACGAAGTGGAGATTGCCTCCCGCGACGAGGAGGGCTGA
- a CDS encoding ATP-grasp domain-containing protein, with protein sequence MLVIFVAPFFSPAATQMIEAALALPHIRLAVIAQQALEQLPPHLAARLVGHWRVNDVTDAGQLTWAVKGLSAAHGAVSRCFAAYEQTQWPLATVREQLGIPGLPSEAAQNFRDKARMKDVLRAAGVPVARHQLVEHAPDARRFVADVGFPIVIKPPAGAGAKATERITDASSLEAALQRYAPSPQDPMLAEEFLRGTEHSLETVTINGAPVWHSLTRYAPTPLDVIENPWIQWTVLLPRDIDTPQYDDIKAMGDKALKVLGMTTGVSHCEWFRRPDGSVAISEIAARPPGANITTMVSRANDMDFVTAWMRLMIDGRFTVPERRYAVGTAYLRGQGQGIVAAVEGLDLVRRELHHLICDERLPYPGQAPTGSYEGEGFIMVRHPDTRVVQNALTRIISTVKVILR encoded by the coding sequence ATGCTGGTAATCTTCGTTGCCCCGTTCTTTTCCCCCGCCGCCACGCAAATGATTGAGGCGGCGCTGGCACTGCCTCACATCCGCCTCGCGGTCATTGCCCAACAGGCACTGGAGCAGTTGCCTCCTCATCTCGCCGCCCGCCTGGTAGGGCACTGGCGCGTGAACGATGTCACAGACGCCGGGCAATTGACGTGGGCAGTGAAAGGCCTGTCCGCGGCCCATGGGGCGGTCTCACGCTGTTTCGCCGCCTACGAGCAAACGCAGTGGCCATTGGCGACTGTCCGGGAGCAGCTGGGAATTCCCGGGCTCCCCAGCGAGGCCGCGCAAAACTTCCGCGACAAGGCCCGCATGAAGGACGTCTTGCGTGCCGCCGGCGTGCCCGTTGCCAGACACCAATTGGTTGAGCATGCTCCCGACGCCCGACGATTCGTGGCCGACGTGGGCTTCCCCATTGTCATCAAGCCGCCGGCCGGCGCTGGCGCCAAGGCCACCGAGCGCATAACCGATGCGTCGTCGTTGGAGGCCGCCCTTCAACGCTACGCGCCGTCGCCGCAGGATCCCATGCTCGCCGAGGAATTCCTGCGTGGTACGGAGCATTCGCTGGAAACGGTCACGATCAACGGCGCGCCGGTCTGGCACTCGCTGACACGATACGCTCCGACACCGCTGGACGTCATTGAGAACCCGTGGATCCAATGGACGGTGCTTCTCCCGCGCGACATCGATACCCCCCAGTACGACGACATCAAGGCCATGGGCGACAAGGCGCTCAAGGTACTCGGCATGACCACCGGCGTGTCGCACTGCGAATGGTTCCGGCGCCCCGATGGATCGGTCGCCATCAGTGAAATTGCGGCCCGGCCACCTGGCGCCAACATCACCACCATGGTGTCCCGCGCGAACGACATGGATTTCGTGACTGCCTGGATGCGCCTCATGATCGACGGACGGTTCACGGTTCCCGAGCGCAGGTATGCCGTTGGCACAGCCTACCTGCGAGGACAGGGGCAGGGAATCGTGGCTGCAGTGGAAGGGCTTGATCTCGTTCGGCGCGAGCTGCATCACCTGATCTGCGACGAACGGCTCCCCTATCCGGGGCAGGCGCCCACCGGCAGCTACGAGGGCGAGGGATTCATCATGGTGCGCCACCCCGACACTAGGGTGGTGCAAAACGCCCTGACGCGTATCATCTCCACTGTGAAGGTCATTCTCCGTTAG
- a CDS encoding dihydroorotase, whose amino-acid sequence MAYPIGSRDLLIRGGRIIDPSQGLDAVGDVLLRNGIVEACGGTISTPDGAEILDASGLVVAPGFIDVHVHLREPGREDVETVASGAHSAVAGGITAVCCMPNTKPVTDNQAVVGFVKQKAEQAGYARVYPYGAISVGQKGETLAEMAEMVAAGAVAFSDDGRPVESAQLMRSALEYARAFNVPIAEHCEDMTLARGGSMNEGIMSAKLGLKGIPAEAEEIYVIRDILLAKRTGGHIHMCHLSTKGSVELVRWGKERGINVTAEVCSHHISLTEDAVDGYNTNAKMNPPLRTAEDIEALQQGLADGTIDLLVTDHAPHHYDEKEREFADAPNGIVGLETALAVNTTYLLHTGILTLPQIVDAMSCKQAKIFHLPGGTLARGGIADVTIFDPNRQWSCDPKAFKSKGRNTPYGGHTFTGQARYTIVAGRVVYTA is encoded by the coding sequence ATGGCGTATCCCATCGGGTCACGGGACCTGCTCATTCGTGGTGGTCGCATCATCGACCCGTCGCAAGGCCTCGATGCCGTCGGCGACGTGCTGTTGCGCAATGGTATCGTCGAGGCGTGTGGAGGCACCATCAGCACACCGGACGGCGCCGAGATTCTCGACGCCTCGGGGCTCGTGGTCGCGCCGGGCTTTATCGATGTCCACGTGCACCTGCGCGAACCGGGACGCGAAGATGTCGAAACCGTCGCAAGCGGTGCGCATAGTGCCGTGGCGGGTGGCATTACGGCCGTGTGCTGCATGCCCAACACCAAGCCGGTTACCGACAATCAGGCGGTCGTCGGCTTCGTGAAGCAGAAGGCCGAGCAGGCCGGTTACGCGCGCGTCTATCCGTACGGCGCCATTTCGGTGGGTCAGAAGGGCGAAACACTCGCCGAGATGGCTGAGATGGTCGCCGCCGGTGCCGTCGCGTTCAGTGATGACGGTCGTCCGGTGGAAAGTGCGCAGCTCATGCGCAGCGCGCTCGAATATGCCCGCGCCTTCAACGTGCCCATCGCCGAGCACTGCGAAGACATGACGCTCGCGCGCGGCGGCAGCATGAACGAAGGCATCATGAGCGCGAAGCTCGGGCTCAAGGGTATTCCCGCCGAGGCGGAAGAGATCTACGTCATCCGCGATATCCTGCTCGCGAAGCGCACCGGCGGACACATTCACATGTGCCACCTCAGCACCAAGGGGTCCGTGGAGCTCGTGCGCTGGGGCAAGGAACGCGGCATCAACGTCACGGCGGAAGTGTGCTCGCACCACATCTCGCTCACCGAAGATGCCGTCGACGGCTACAACACCAACGCGAAAATGAATCCGCCGCTGCGCACCGCCGAGGATATCGAAGCGCTGCAGCAGGGGCTCGCCGACGGCACGATCGATCTGCTCGTCACTGATCACGCGCCCCATCACTACGACGAAAAGGAACGTGAGTTCGCCGATGCGCCCAACGGTATCGTGGGGCTCGAGACGGCGCTGGCGGTGAACACGACGTATCTGTTGCACACCGGTATTCTCACGCTGCCGCAGATCGTCGATGCCATGAGCTGCAAGCAGGCGAAAATCTTCCATCTGCCGGGCGGAACGCTCGCTCGGGGCGGCATCGCTGACGTGACCATCTTCGATCCCAATCGCCAGTGGAGTTGCGATCCGAAGGCGTTCAAGTCGAAGGGGCGGAACACCCCGTATGGGGGACATACGTTCACGGGGCAGGCGCGCTATACGATCGTTGCCGGTCGCGTGGTGTACACGGCGTAA
- the rpsT gene encoding 30S ribosomal protein S20 encodes MPNIQSAKKDLRKSRAAAVRNRAQRSALRTAVKKAKTATAAADDRLSAVSLLDRAARKGLIHKNAAARQKSKLAKLANKAVAA; translated from the coding sequence GTGCCGAATATTCAATCCGCAAAGAAAGATCTGCGGAAGTCGCGTGCGGCTGCGGTGCGTAACCGCGCGCAGCGCTCGGCGCTGCGGACCGCCGTGAAGAAGGCCAAGACGGCAACTGCGGCGGCCGATGACCGTCTTAGCGCCGTTTCGTTGCTTGATCGTGCTGCCCGCAAGGGGCTGATCCACAAGAACGCTGCTGCTCGCCAGAAGAGCAAGCTCGCGAAGCTGGCCAACAAGGCTGTCGCTGCGTAA
- a CDS encoding site-2 protease family protein, translating to MVAHEYAHGYAAFRQGDMTAYQLGRLTWNPAKHIDPFMTIILPVMLAFLGGPIFGGAKPVPVNPRNYRHYRQGDIIVSLAGVTVNVLIAFACVPLIMGVGLLGQQFPGAARPLFVLQLMLNQGIIINLVLAAFNLIPIPPLDGSHVFKYLLPPRWSLQYQRIGAVGFLLLFALLSFGRPLVNLWMTPAFALNSLAQRVYIPYLLPNPFDA from the coding sequence ATGGTCGCCCACGAGTATGCGCACGGCTATGCGGCGTTCCGGCAAGGGGATATGACCGCGTATCAGCTGGGGCGCCTCACCTGGAACCCCGCCAAGCATATCGACCCCTTCATGACCATCATTTTACCGGTCATGCTGGCGTTTCTTGGAGGCCCCATCTTTGGCGGTGCCAAGCCGGTGCCGGTCAATCCGCGGAACTACCGGCATTATCGTCAGGGCGACATCATCGTGTCTCTCGCCGGCGTGACGGTCAACGTCCTCATTGCGTTTGCGTGTGTTCCGCTCATCATGGGCGTCGGGCTGCTCGGACAGCAGTTTCCAGGAGCTGCGCGGCCGCTGTTCGTTCTGCAACTCATGCTGAACCAGGGCATCATCATCAACCTGGTGCTCGCGGCGTTCAATCTCATTCCCATCCCGCCGCTCGATGGGTCGCATGTATTCAAGTATCTCTTGCCGCCGCGCTGGTCGCTGCAGTATCAGCGCATCGGGGCCGTGGGCTTCCTGCTGTTGTTTGCCTTGCTTTCGTTCGGGCGGCCGTTGGTGAACCTGTGGATGACTCCCGCGTTCGCACTCAACAGTCTCGCTCAGCGGGTGTATATCCCGTACTTGCTGCCCAACCCTTTCGACGCGTGA
- the scpB gene encoding SMC-Scp complex subunit ScpB yields the protein MTPLAKLLEAALFAAPRPIPLTALEALDQESSPAAVAAALDELREHYDVDGHGVELVEQGGGWQILTRAEFAEAIERAQVAVRPHKLSAAALETLAIVAYRQPIGRAEIEEIRGVAVGSVLKSLHERNLIDIVGRSEGIGRPLLYGTTPQFLEQFALRHLEELPRADELAIALRGAGNTAVVPE from the coding sequence GTGACGCCATTAGCGAAGCTGCTTGAAGCCGCGCTGTTCGCGGCGCCGCGCCCAATCCCGCTGACGGCACTGGAGGCCCTCGACCAGGAGTCCAGCCCGGCAGCGGTTGCGGCCGCGCTGGACGAACTGCGCGAGCACTACGACGTGGACGGCCACGGGGTTGAACTGGTGGAGCAGGGTGGCGGGTGGCAGATCCTCACCCGGGCGGAATTCGCCGAAGCCATTGAACGGGCCCAGGTGGCCGTGCGCCCCCACAAGCTCTCGGCGGCGGCGCTCGAGACGCTGGCCATTGTGGCGTATCGCCAGCCCATCGGTCGCGCGGAAATCGAGGAAATCCGCGGCGTGGCCGTTGGCTCTGTCCTCAAGTCACTCCACGAGCGCAATCTCATTGATATCGTGGGGCGCAGTGAAGGAATCGGCCGCCCGTTGCTCTATGGCACCACCCCCCAGTTCCTCGAGCAGTTCGCCCTGCGGCACCTCGAAGAACTGCCACGCGCTGACGAACTGGCCATCGCCCTGCGTGGCGCCGGGAACACTGCGGTCGTGCCCGAGTGA
- a CDS encoding aspartate carbamoyltransferase catalytic subunit, whose protein sequence is MAGPLGKDLLGLAPLSADQIRLVLDTAVPFREISERAIKKVPTLRGATIVNLFFEASTRTRISFEFAEKRLSADTVNVASAGSSVSKGETLVDTARNLEAMKIDMVVVRHGGSGAAKFLAERIESNVVNAGDGTNEHPTQGLLDMLTLRDRFGDLAGKRICIVGDVLHSRVARSNIWGLTKLGAQVAVCGPRSLLPNAIEQMGVTVFNRIEEAIEWADALNVLRLQLERMQAGYIPSLREYNRVFGVTSARLEKASRDLLILHPGPMNRGVEIDSDVADGPHSVILDQVTNGVAVRMAVLYLLAGGKPELAEAAKKGVA, encoded by the coding sequence ATGGCTGGTCCCCTTGGCAAGGACCTGTTGGGGCTTGCGCCGCTCTCGGCCGACCAGATCCGTCTGGTCCTCGACACCGCGGTGCCGTTCCGGGAAATCTCGGAACGTGCCATCAAGAAAGTCCCCACGCTGCGCGGCGCAACGATCGTGAACCTGTTCTTCGAGGCCTCCACGCGAACCCGTATTTCGTTCGAGTTCGCCGAGAAGCGCCTCAGCGCCGACACCGTCAACGTGGCCTCCGCCGGGTCGAGCGTATCGAAGGGGGAAACGCTCGTCGACACGGCGCGCAATCTCGAAGCGATGAAGATCGACATGGTCGTCGTCCGCCACGGCGGCTCGGGAGCGGCGAAGTTCCTTGCCGAACGCATCGAGTCGAACGTCGTCAATGCCGGTGACGGCACCAACGAACACCCCACGCAGGGGCTGCTCGACATGCTCACGTTGCGTGACCGCTTCGGTGATCTTGCCGGCAAGCGCATCTGCATCGTGGGTGATGTGCTCCATTCGCGCGTGGCGCGCTCCAACATCTGGGGGCTCACCAAGCTTGGCGCACAGGTCGCGGTCTGCGGCCCGCGGTCCTTGCTTCCCAACGCCATCGAACAGATGGGCGTGACGGTCTTCAATCGCATCGAAGAAGCGATCGAATGGGCCGACGCGCTCAACGTGTTGCGTTTGCAACTCGAGCGCATGCAGGCGGGCTACATCCCGTCGCTGCGCGAATACAATCGCGTTTTCGGCGTCACCAGTGCACGACTGGAGAAGGCGTCGCGCGATCTGCTCATCCTCCATCCAGGCCCGATGAATCGTGGCGTGGAAATCGATAGCGACGTGGCCGATGGACCGCACTCGGTGATCCTCGATCAGGTCACGAACGGCGTTGCCGTCCGTATGGCTGTCCTGTACCTGCTTGCCGGTGGCAAGCCTGAACTGGCCGAAGCGGCCAAGAAGGGAGTGGCATAA
- a CDS encoding penicillin acylase family protein, with amino-acid sequence MSAPSHLCRLAAALLLPCLLGGANRTAISDEPTIRRTEFGVPHIEATTFRGLGIGLGFAQAEDYQERVVISLLRAKGYMGRTFGKDSMESDFAAMRIHARVQQTYHLLDADTRAMYDGFAEGVNRYITANRGTLPAWAQPVFHGHDVAAGDIGTANTTAARNLVLRWLRRDSLARVTPPEHDASREEPDIAARPILGSDADVGSNAWALAPSRTTSGRAILLRNPHLNWNAGYWEAHVTLPGKLDFYGDFRIGSAFSVVGGFNAQLGWATTNNATDLDEVYELALDATQPDHYLFDGTSVPVRYDDVAVVSRDGDSLRTTTRRYATTPLGPVIHRSHDKLYIVRAGPEGEYRAGAQFLAMMRAQSLKEWKQALAMRARATSNLTYADRAGNILTIWMATIPRLPHPSGHDSVPIPARTSADIWTRLITLDSLPQTQNPPGGYVHNENDAPHFANLRALLDTARYPDNVERGELRLRSQLALQLIANTRKFSLEDVVRQKHSMRMLLADRVKPELLAAVKRSPVATDSTAMLAVAILAAWNNSVAPTSRGGVLFETFWRRYLLQARDSAFAEKWSWARLTQTPRGLGQPEKAVDALLWAMNETTRKFGRPDVAWGDVHRVRRGGVDVPVGGCSGALGCFRVLTYEEQADGKRAANSGDGWVLAVEFGPRTPRAYSILAYGQSTDPKSPHHADQAAMFARGEFKPVRFTAKDVIAHTIRQYTPSP; translated from the coding sequence GGGCATCGGCCTTGGCTTTGCCCAGGCCGAAGACTACCAGGAGCGCGTCGTCATTTCGTTGTTGCGAGCCAAGGGGTATATGGGGCGCACCTTCGGCAAGGACAGCATGGAGTCGGACTTTGCCGCCATGCGTATCCATGCCCGGGTACAGCAGACATACCACCTGCTCGATGCCGATACGCGGGCCATGTATGATGGGTTCGCCGAAGGGGTCAATCGCTACATCACGGCCAATCGTGGTACCCTCCCGGCATGGGCGCAGCCGGTGTTCCATGGTCATGATGTGGCGGCCGGTGACATCGGTACCGCCAACACCACCGCCGCCCGCAATCTGGTGCTACGGTGGCTGCGTCGGGATTCATTGGCACGGGTCACACCGCCCGAACACGACGCCAGTCGTGAAGAGCCAGACATTGCGGCACGCCCCATTCTTGGCAGCGATGCCGACGTGGGCTCCAATGCGTGGGCGCTGGCTCCCTCGAGGACGACCTCGGGGCGCGCGATCCTCTTGCGGAATCCTCATCTCAACTGGAACGCGGGGTATTGGGAGGCCCACGTCACACTCCCCGGGAAGCTCGACTTCTACGGTGATTTTCGCATTGGCAGCGCCTTCTCCGTTGTTGGAGGATTCAATGCGCAGCTCGGATGGGCGACCACCAACAATGCGACCGATCTCGACGAGGTGTATGAACTGGCGCTCGATGCCACGCAGCCGGATCATTACCTGTTCGATGGGACCAGCGTGCCGGTGCGCTATGACGACGTCGCGGTAGTCTCGCGGGACGGCGACAGCCTGCGCACCACCACGCGGCGATATGCCACCACGCCGCTCGGTCCAGTCATCCATCGCAGCCACGACAAGTTGTACATCGTCCGCGCGGGCCCCGAAGGGGAATACCGTGCCGGTGCGCAGTTTCTGGCCATGATGCGCGCGCAGTCGCTGAAGGAATGGAAGCAGGCACTCGCCATGCGCGCGCGCGCCACATCCAATCTGACCTATGCCGACCGCGCCGGAAACATCCTGACGATCTGGATGGCCACGATTCCGCGATTGCCGCATCCGTCCGGCCACGACTCGGTGCCCATTCCGGCGCGTACTTCGGCGGATATCTGGACCCGGCTTATTACACTCGACTCCCTCCCGCAAACCCAAAATCCGCCGGGAGGGTACGTCCACAATGAGAACGACGCGCCGCATTTTGCCAATCTCCGCGCGCTGCTCGATACGGCTCGCTATCCCGATAATGTGGAGCGCGGCGAACTGCGGCTCCGCAGTCAGCTGGCGCTCCAGCTCATTGCCAACACCCGCAAGTTTTCGCTGGAAGACGTCGTCCGCCAAAAGCACTCCATGCGGATGCTGCTGGCCGATCGTGTCAAGCCGGAGCTGCTGGCGGCGGTGAAACGTTCGCCGGTGGCCACTGACTCCACGGCCATGCTGGCCGTCGCCATCCTGGCGGCGTGGAACAACTCTGTCGCTCCGACCAGCCGCGGCGGTGTCCTTTTCGAGACGTTCTGGCGCCGGTATCTGTTGCAGGCGCGCGATTCCGCTTTTGCCGAAAAGTGGTCGTGGGCGCGGCTCACACAAACGCCGCGAGGGCTCGGCCAGCCGGAGAAAGCGGTTGACGCCCTGCTGTGGGCCATGAACGAAACGACTCGGAAGTTTGGACGCCCTGATGTGGCCTGGGGGGATGTTCACCGGGTCCGGCGCGGTGGCGTGGATGTGCCGGTGGGTGGCTGTAGCGGGGCACTTGGCTGCTTTCGCGTCCTCACCTACGAAGAACAGGCTGATGGCAAGCGGGCGGCCAACAGTGGAGATGGGTGGGTACTGGCCGTGGAGTTCGGTCCTCGCACCCCGCGGGCGTATTCGATCCTTGCCTACGGACAAAGCACCGATCCCAAGTCCCCGCACCATGCCGACCAGGCGGCCATGTTCGCCCGCGGGGAGTTCAAGCCGGTGCGATTCACCGCCAAAGATGTGATTGCTCACACAATCCGGCAGTACACCCCCAGCCCATAA
- a CDS encoding segregation and condensation protein A encodes MIAPNFRPLEAETSSFVIELSQFTGPLDLLLSLIRDEQLDIYDIPIARIAEQFLARISTLGLDEAADYLEMAARLLRIKAQMLLPRADGEESWEDPRAELVRRLLEYQQMREVVDLLERRGEERRHQFPRRFIPIAADITPLNAPLSLSLGELLAAVDRVLRTTKEPKIHEVVPRALDVAGAMVTVRAVLAMRRHAQWTDLVGRDAEPWQILSVLLALLEMAKMGELRIAQSRAFASVEIRRDAISEAA; translated from the coding sequence GTGATCGCACCGAATTTTCGCCCCTTAGAGGCTGAAACGTCGTCGTTCGTCATTGAGCTGAGCCAGTTCACCGGCCCGCTCGACCTGTTGCTGTCGCTAATCCGCGACGAGCAGTTGGACATCTACGATATCCCCATCGCCCGCATTGCCGAGCAGTTCCTGGCGCGCATCAGCACGCTGGGGCTCGACGAAGCCGCCGACTATCTGGAAATGGCGGCCCGCCTGTTGCGCATCAAGGCGCAGATGCTGCTCCCGCGCGCCGACGGCGAAGAGTCCTGGGAAGATCCCCGGGCCGAACTCGTCCGCCGATTGCTCGAGTATCAACAGATGCGCGAAGTGGTGGATCTGCTCGAACGCCGTGGCGAAGAGCGTCGCCACCAGTTCCCGCGTCGCTTCATCCCCATCGCGGCCGACATCACGCCGCTCAACGCGCCGCTGTCGCTCTCCCTTGGTGAGTTGCTCGCCGCCGTCGACCGCGTGCTGCGGACGACCAAGGAACCCAAGATCCACGAAGTCGTACCGCGTGCCCTCGACGTGGCGGGCGCCATGGTCACCGTGCGCGCCGTTCTCGCCATGCGTCGGCATGCCCAGTGGACCGACCTCGTGGGCCGTGATGCGGAGCCGTGGCAGATTCTGTCCGTGCTGCTCGCCTTGCTTGAAATGGCCAAGATGGGTGAACTGCGCATTGCGCAGTCGCGTGCCTTTGCCTCTGTGGAGATCCGTCGTGACGCCATTAGCGAAGCTGCTTGA
- a CDS encoding ATP-grasp domain-containing protein gives MSISKTVLMITPGFPGEMPLFTRGLSEQGATVLGVADGPASDLPELARRHLSDYLQVPDLFSNVPSAIDQIRRWLGARTLDRVCCLWEPGIELAAQIREALDVPGQGYEQSLKFRNKDLMKQALADGGVRVPHHAVASTAAEVWAAAEQVGYPLIIKPIAGAGSMDTFRCDDAKAVAAAIAQLGHIETVDVEEFIDGEEFTYDTICAGGDIKYFHVGHYRPRPLIARTNEWISPQTLSYRHLDDPWVTDGIALGEQVIKILGYDTGFTHMEWYRKSNGEVVFGEIGARPPGARTVDLMNFASNVDLFAGWAEAELHGAFSLTVERPYNCACITKRAHGQGRIQRIEGLDRIKSRLGDAICTIDLLTLGSPRRDWKSTLLSDGYVTLRHPDWQTCKDMADFVGTDLHLYAG, from the coding sequence GTGTCCATATCCAAAACCGTCCTCATGATCACGCCGGGGTTTCCCGGCGAAATGCCCTTGTTCACCCGCGGACTCTCCGAGCAAGGTGCCACGGTGCTGGGGGTGGCCGACGGACCGGCGAGCGATCTGCCCGAACTCGCCCGGCGGCATCTGAGCGACTATTTGCAGGTGCCCGACCTGTTCTCCAACGTGCCGAGTGCCATTGACCAGATCCGTCGCTGGTTGGGGGCTCGCACCCTCGATCGCGTCTGCTGTCTCTGGGAGCCCGGTATTGAACTCGCGGCGCAGATCCGGGAAGCGCTCGACGTGCCGGGGCAAGGGTATGAGCAGTCGCTCAAGTTCCGCAATAAAGACCTCATGAAGCAGGCGCTGGCCGATGGCGGAGTGCGGGTGCCGCACCACGCGGTGGCCAGTACCGCCGCCGAGGTCTGGGCGGCGGCCGAACAGGTGGGTTACCCGCTCATCATCAAGCCCATCGCCGGGGCGGGATCCATGGACACCTTCCGCTGCGATGACGCCAAAGCCGTTGCGGCGGCCATTGCACAGCTGGGGCACATTGAAACGGTGGACGTCGAAGAGTTCATCGACGGCGAAGAGTTCACCTACGACACCATTTGTGCCGGCGGGGACATCAAGTACTTCCACGTTGGTCACTACCGACCGCGTCCGCTCATTGCGCGGACCAACGAGTGGATCTCGCCGCAGACGCTGTCCTACCGCCATCTCGATGATCCGTGGGTGACTGATGGCATTGCCCTCGGCGAACAGGTCATCAAGATCCTTGGCTACGATACCGGATTCACCCATATGGAGTGGTACCGGAAATCCAATGGCGAGGTGGTGTTCGGCGAAATTGGTGCCCGCCCGCCCGGTGCCCGGACCGTGGACCTGATGAACTTTGCCAGCAACGTGGACCTGTTTGCCGGGTGGGCCGAGGCCGAGCTGCACGGCGCCTTCTCCCTGACCGTCGAACGACCGTATAACTGCGCCTGCATTACCAAGCGCGCGCATGGACAGGGGCGTATTCAGCGCATTGAAGGGCTCGATCGCATCAAGAGCCGGTTGGGTGATGCGATCTGCACGATTGATCTGCTCACCCTCGGGTCGCCTCGCCGCGATTGGAAAAGCACCCTGCTGTCCGACGGGTACGTGACGCTGCGTCATCCCGACTGGCAGACATGCAAGGACATGGCGGATTTCGTGGGTACTGATCTCCACTTGTACGCCGGATAA